In Diabrotica undecimpunctata isolate CICGRU chromosome 4, icDiaUnde3, whole genome shotgun sequence, a single genomic region encodes these proteins:
- the LOC140438343 gene encoding uncharacterized protein: MSMFKSVKVRYPRLKKKAADTKPVGIAEPTRTTMFDIVLDNFKLASRKTFLHRVIYMGEHSFITPDLLTSVFSETVYKANHNDHLIEKLTGLLIRYPNNFIHLLEGDEDIIYSQIGFLLSTKAYKKYLGNMKLITNISHIHSRYANDWLSVGGLTPHLLESLDPNVPIDIYGYYTTMLVTKIYIVLKKINKTLSGSICGTIESGHSGHSVKSEVEQESSYTSPSTRLSLGVSSLFKASVTTITSLSGMKSTYVEPLLLRLPELELVNFILGSNYVISLADYFDLYKLVPQRDIYKDKIWPIAADFIPYDVFSPIFNISTTFPKPDAVQGEPTEPEQDTLLDPDPVLREVVKFKDF, translated from the exons ATGTCAATGTTTAAATCTGTAAAAGTGAGATATCCCAGACTAAAAAAGAAAGCAGCAGACACAAAACCTGTAGGTATTGCTGAACCAACACGAACAACGATGTTCGACATTGTGCTCGACAACTTTAAACTTGCTTCCAGAAAAACGTTTTTACATAGGGTAATATATATGGGGGAACACAGCTTCATCACTCCCGATTTATTAACAAGTGTCTTTTCTGAAACAGTATACAAAGCAAATCATAACGACCACCTTATAGAAAAACTAACAG gTTTATTGATTCGGTACCCaaataattttatacatttattagAAGGAGACGAGGATATAATATACAGTCAAATTGGTTTCTTATTAAGTACCAAagcatataaaaaatatttggggAATATGAAATTAATAACCAACATATCTCATATTCATTCTAG atACGCGAATGACTGGCTAAGTGTTGGTGGCCTTACGCCACACTTACTTGAATCATTAGATCCTAATGTACCAATTGATATATATGGATACTACACAACTATGTTAGTTACGAAAATATACAtagttcttaaaaaaattaataaaaccttGTCAGGCTCTATATGTGGTACAATAGAATCTGGGCACTCAGGACACTCGGTAAAATCCGAGGTTGAACA AGAATCTTCTTATACCAGTCCGTCTACAAGACTATCACTTGGTGTATCAAGTCTGTTTAAAGCAAGCGTTACTACTATTACATCACTGAGCGGAATGAAAAGTACATATGTTGAACCCCTTTTGTTACGTTTGCCCGAGTTGGAGTTGGTCAATTTTATTCTGGGAAGCAACTACGTAATCAGCCTTGCAGATTATTTTGATCTTTATAA ACTCGTTCCCCAAAGAGATATCTACAAGGATAAAATTTGGCCAATTGCTGCTGATTTCATACCCTACGACGTCTTTTCaccaatatttaatatttccacAACGTTTCCGAAACCAGATGCTGTACAAGGTGAGCCTACTGAGCCTGAACAGGACACTTTATTAGATCCTGATCCTGTGCTAAGAGAAGTTGTCAAGTTTAAAGATTTTTGA